The sequence ACGCGGCAGCGGATCCTCCGCTCTTCCCCTGTTCGCTTGTCGATGTAGAGGACACCGTCGACTTTGCCGTCGGGTGCAGTCGTGACTGCGCGTGCCATGGCGAGATCGATCACCGTCAGGCGCCCGGTCTCCATCGCGGGGAAGATCTGGGTCTGGCTGGCGGAGTAGTTCGAGCCGCTCAGGCAGCCGCGCCCGCACTGCCCGCAGTAGTGGCAGGCCGGACGTCCGTTGATGGGCCGCGTGATCACCGCGCGCCGGTTCGGTATGCACGGAATGCGCATGCGCTGGCTGGCGCGCTGAATCAACAGTTCGTGTGCCTTCGGCGGCGGTGGCTCGTGGAACACCCCATCCGGTGCGCTTCGAATCCCCTCATGGCTGCCGACGACGCCGATGAACGCCTCGGCGCGATCGTAGTACGGAGCCAGATCCTCGTACCGGATCGGCCAGTTCCAGCCCAGCCCATCACGGTCGCGCGGGAAGAAGTCGTAGTCGGAGAAACGGAACGACATCCGCCCGTAGTGGTTGGTCCGGCCGCCGACGATTCGGGAACGGAACCACCAGAAGTCGTCGGTGTCGTTGGCGACGGTGTAGGGCTCGCCGTCGAGTTCCCAGCCGCCGCTCGTGGTGGTGAAGAAACCGAACGACTTCCCCTCGCCGAAGTAGGCTGCGCCTCCTTCCTCGGCGCCACGGTGGCCGTAGTCGTACGGCCAGTGGTGTTCCTTGAACTCTGCCTGGGGATCGAGCATCGGCCCCGCTTCGAGGAGCGTGACGCGGATGCCGGCGCGGGTCAGAACGTGCGCCGCGGTCGCGCCACCGGCGCCGGAGCCGATGACGACGACGTCATGGATTTCAGTGCGTGGTTGAATGGCGGCCATCGTCGTTCGATTCTACGACTGACGACGTCCGCACGCGCGGCCGGCTTACCAGCGAGGTTCGCGGCGGCCGCCGCGGAAGTCTTCACCCGGCGGAGCTGCGGGCCGCGGCTCACGAGGACGTGCCTCGTTGACAGTCAACCGCCTACCCTGAAACTCGTTCTGATCGAGCTGTTCAATCGCCTTCGTTGCGTCGGCCTGGTTCGCCATTTCGACGAATGCGAAACCGCGCGGTCTCCCGGTCGCGCGGTCATTCACGATGTAGACCGACTGAATCGCCCCGAACTGGCCGAACAGTTCGCGAAGGTCGTCCTCGCCTGCCGAGAATGGAATGTTTCCGACGTACAAACGCTGACCCATCCGTCACTCCTTGCCTTGACCTGTGTCACGTCACGTGGTTACCGGTATCGGGAAGCGCATCGCCGCGGGATCAGCCGAAGAAGGGAAGGCGAACTCGATGGGTCTCGTCTGCTCTCGATCTCGGTTGAAGCGAGCGGTCGCAACCGTCGTCCGACTCAGCCTACTCCCTGTTGGGGGAGAAAGCAACGGCCCCGTTGCCATCCGGAAGGCAAGAGGTTACGCTGCTGGCACGATGCAAGGATCCGGCCGGACCTGTCGGAACGTCCCCGGCAGGTCCGGCAGCGCGGCCCGCCGTCTGGTTTCGGCCGCCATAGCCCTCCTGCTCGTTCCGGCTTTTCTCGGCACGCGCGCGACCGCGGTGCAAGTGGACATAACCGGCACCTGGGACTTCGTCGTCGAACTGGACATCGGTGGCGGCGAGCCGGTCTTCGTCTTCGAGCAGGACGGTGAAGAGTTGACCGGCACCTACCAGGGTACGTTCGGCACGGCGGATGTCACCGGCACCGTAACCGGGAACCGGATCGAGTTTCGCTTCGGCGGCGAGGCGGCCCGGGCGGTCTACGTCGGGACGGTAGACGGTGACACGATGCAAGGGACCTGCGATTACGGCGGCGTCGGCGAAGGAACCTGGGAAGCGAAACGCCGTCCGTAACGCAGCAGTCAAGCGGTAGCGAGACTTCCAACACGTTCGCCAGGGCGCGCGCGTCAGGTTGCCGGGCCCAGGCCCACGGCGCGCCGCCAGGCGGCGATCTGCCCCAGGTGACTCGCTTCGTGCGACGTCATCAGGAACGCGGCGAAGTCACCAATAGTCGGGAAGCGTGTCCGGATCTTTTCGTTCGGAAACGGCTGCTCGAAGACCGATGGATCGGCGCCGGCGGCCGCCTGCGCCGCGAGTTCGTGCTGCGCCGTCAACTGCGCCAGTATCTCCTCCTTCGACGGATAGTCGGCCGCGTCGCTGCTCGGCGTGCCGCCGGTCGGAAAGTGATCGTTCCACCCGTCGGGCAACGTTGAGTCAGCGCCCAGCGTTACCGCCAGGTGGTGCGCAACGAAGGCGAGGTGTCCAAGCGTCCAGGCGGGGTGGTTTACCACCCCCTCCGCCTGCTGCACCATCTGCGCGTCGGACAGATCGGCGACGAGCGTCCGGGCGCGATCGAGATTGAACTGGTAGACGAAGAGGAGGTGCTGAATCATCGGCGCAGTATACTGCCCGACCGACTCAAGCCACGCCGATGACTTCAATCGTCAACCGCCAGGTATGTCTTGCCGCCCATCCGAGCGGATTCCCGCGCGAGTCGGATTTCCGCGTCGCCGACGGCCCGGTCCCGGAACCGGGCGCCGGCCAGATGCTGTGCAGGACGATCTATCTGTCGCTCGATCCGTACATGCGCGGCCGGATGAACCCGGGACCGTCATACGCCCCCGGGGTAGGGCTCGGGGAGGTCATGGTGGGAGGAACCGTTTCACAAGTGGTTCACTCCAACCTCGACGGCTACGTGCCGGGCGACATCGTCCTGAACGGGAACGGCTGGCAGCAGTTCGGGCTCTCGGACGGCACCGGGGTGCGGAAGCTCGACCCGGCCGCGGCGCCGACCTCGACCGCGCTCGGCGTCCTCGGAATGCCCGGCATGACGGCGTACGTCGGTCTGCTCGACCACGGCAGGCCGCGGCCGGGGGAAACGGTTGTGGTTTCGGCCGCTTCCGGTGCGGTCGGCGCGGTCGTGGGGCAGATCGCGCGAATCAGGGGATGCCGCGTCGTTGGTATCGCGGGCGCGCAGGAGAAATGCGAGTACGTCGTCAACGAACTCGGTTTCGACGCGTGCGTGAGTCACCGGGGCGATGACCTGTCCGGTGCGTTGCGGGCGGCATGTCCCGACGGTATCGACGTCTACTTCGAGAACGTCGGGGGCAAGGTGTTCGAAGCGGTGTTGCCGCTGCTCAATACGTTTGCGCGTGTCCCCGTCTGCGGCCGGATCGCCAACTACAACCTGTCGGCTCCACCCCCCGGTCCGGATGGCGTCCCCAAGCTGATGGGGCTGACGCTGGTTCGCCGGATTACTTTCCGGGGGTTCATTGTTTTCGACCACCGCGATCGCGAGCCGGACTTCCTGCGCGACGTCTCCGGTTGGTTGCGCGAGGGGCGGATTCGCTACCGTGAGGACATTGTCGACGGGATTGACCACGCGATAAACGCCTTCCTCGGTCTGCTTGAAGGCAAGAACTTCGGCAAGCTGCTGGTTCGGGTGGCCGAAGACCCGACGCGGTAGGTCCAGCACACCACGGGCTGCTAGGGTGCGCCGGTTTCCCGATTCCCTCGTCCTGATACTTGCCCTCATCCTGCTGGCCCAGGTGGCGGGTTGGGTCCTTCCGGCGGGGGAGTTCGAACGCGAGGGCCAGCGGGTTGTCGCGGGCACCTACCATGCGGTCGAGGCCGAGCCCCTCCCGCCCCTCGCGTTCCTGACGTCGATTCCGGCGGGGCTGGGCGCGGCGCAGGAGATCATCTTCTTCGTCTTCCTGGTGGGTGGCGTGATCGGAGTCGTCCGCGCGACCGGCGCCATCGACGCGGCGATCGGCGCGGCGATTGTCCGGCTCGGCGGGCGGCCGGCGTGGCTGATAGGCGGTGCGGTCGGCCTGTTTGCCCTCGGCTCTTCCACCATCGGGATGGCCGAGGAGTACATGCCGTTCGTCCCGATCCTGGTGACGATGTGCCTGGCCCTTCGACTGGACGCGATAGTTGCGGTTGGCATCATCTACGTCGGCGCCGGAGTCGGCTATGCCTGCGCCGCTTTCAATCCGTTCACCGTATTGATCGCGCAGGACATAGCTGGAGTGACGCTCACGTCGGGGCAAGCCCCGCGCTGGGCGCTCCTGCTGGTCTGCGGCGCGGTCGGCGTCCATCACATCATGCGCTACGCCGCGCGCGTCCGGGCGGAACCGGCGGCCAGCCTGGTGCGAGGGGTCGACTATTCCGACGGTTTCGCGCTACCGGAAGATCAGCGCTTCACGGCGCGTCGCCGGGCGGTGCTCGCGATACTCGCCGGCGGTATCGGGCTCTTCGTCTGGGGCGTGGCGGCGCGCGGCTGGTATCTCACGGAACTCTCCGCGGTTTTTCTGGCCATCGGCCTGATCTGCGCGGCGGTCGCCGGTGTCGCGCCGAATCGTGCGGCGCGTGCGTTTCTTGGTGGCGCGTCCGAAATGACGGCAACCGCACTCCTGATCGGTTTCGCACGCACCATTGAAGTGGTGCTGTCCGACGCGCGCGTAATCGACACCATCGTCTACGGGTTGGCGGAGCCGCTCGCCGCCCTCCCGTCGCACGCCGCCGCACTCGGCATGCTGGCTGTCCAGACGACGGCAAACTTCTTCATTCCGTCCGGCTCGGGCCAGGCCTACGTGACCATGCCGATCATGGCGCCGCTCGCCGATCTGACCGGCGTGACGCGGCAGACGGCGGTCCTGGCATTCCAGTTCGGTGACGGTTTCACCAACATGCTGATTCCGACCAATGCGCTGCTGATGGGAATGCTCGCCCTTGGCCGGATCCCGTACCAGCGCTGGCTCGCGTTCGTGGCGCCGCTGCTCGTCAAGCTCTATCTGGTTGCCGCCGTCGCGCTCGTCGTGGCGGTTCAGTTCGGCTACGACTAGTCTGGCTACAATGAGAGCGTCTGCCGGCGTTCCCACGTCGGTGGGCGTCAATCAGAGTCGGCCATCTATATAGAGGAAGCCATGCCGAACCACGCTCTCCGCGTCGACCGCCCTCGCGCCGCCGTCTCGATGCTTGCCCTGCTCGCGCTCGTAGCGGCGTGCGCGGGACCGAGCGGCGATCCTTCCGCACCGGCCGGGACGGCCTCCGGCGAGCCGCCCGCGCTCTTCGAAGCGCCGCCCGAGGTGACGCTCCAGTTCGTCGACACACCGGCTCCGGTTCCCGACCTGGTGATGGAAACGCTCGACGGCGAGACTATTTCCCTGGCCGATCAGCGGGGTAAGGCGGTGCTGGTCAACTTCTGGGCAACCTGGTGCGGGCCCTGCCGGGAGGAGGTGCCGTACCTTGTGCAACTGGCCGCCCGCTATCCCGATCACCTGACCGTAATCGGCGTCTCGGAAGACGCGGGCGGCGCCGGTGTCGTCAAGGCGTTTGCCTCGCAGTACGGCGTCAACTATCCGCTCGTGATGTCGACACCGGAGATCAAGCGGGCGTTTCCTGGTGTCTTCGCGCTGCCCACGTCGTTCATCGTGGATACCGAGGGGCAGATCGTGCAGACCCACGTCGGCCTGGTGAGTCCCGTGCTGCTGGAGCAGGAGGCGCGCTATCTGACGTCCCTGCCGAATCAGGCAACCGTTGAGTTCGTTGAACCGAACACACAGATCCTCCTGGCGAACGCGGCACAGGCGACGGAGATTCCCGGGGTCGACCTGTCAGTCCTGAGTCCTGCCCAGAAAGAGGAGGCGCTCCGCCGGCTGAACAGCGACGGCTGTCCGTGCGGTTGCCAGTTGACGCTGGCTCAGTGCCGGATCAACGACGCGGCGTGCGACATCTCGCCGCCGATCGTAGAGCGGGTAATCGCGGAGATCGCCGGCGCGAATTGACTCTCGCTCCGGGCGCCCGCTCCGGCTGCCGTGAGCTTCCCCGGCGATTCCTGACCGATTCCCGCCGCGCTCAGGAAGATGTCCTGGCGATGGGTGCGGCGACGCCATCCGCGGAGAGCGGCAGATCGGCCTGCTCGGTCACCACGGAGGCGCCGCGCCCGGACATCCATCGCAGCCCCCGCTGGATGTCGTCGAGGATGAGATAGGCGGTCGGCACCAGGATCAGCGTGATGAAAGTCGCGAACAGCACGCCGAACGCGAGGGAGACAGCCATCGGCACGAGGAAAGCCGCCTGCATGCTCCGTTCGAGCATCAATGGCGCCAGGCCGAAGAATGTCGTCAGCGACGTTAGCAGGATGGGTCGGAAACGGTTGCTGCCCGCTTCGCGGATCGCGAGCTTGAGGCCGGTGGAGTCGAACTCGTCGCGGTCCGGCTGGGCGCCACCCGCCTTGCGAACGCGCCGGCCCACGTCGGCGTGCACGGCTCGCGCGCGGTTGATGAAATCGACCATGACCAGGCTGTCGTTGACGACCACCCCGGTCAGGGCGACGAGGCCGAACATCGACATCATCGTGACGTCGAGCCGCATAATCATGTGTCCCCAGATGGCGCCCACCAGCCCGAACGGGATGGCTCCCATGATGATGAGCGGTTGCACGTAGGAACGGAGCGGCACCGCAAGCAGGGCGAAGATCATCAGCAGCGCGAGGACGAACCCGCGCTGCAGGCCGGAAACGGCGTCCACCTGTTCGGCTTGAGCGCCCTCGAACGTGTAGAAAACCCCCGGGTAATCGCGGAGCAGTTCCGGGAGAATACGATTGTCCAGATCAGCAATGACTGCGTTCGCGGAGGTGACCGCCGGATCGACCGAGGCGGTGACGTTCACAGCGCGGTTCCGGTCGACGCGCTTGATCGATGCGAAGCCGCGGCCCGGCTCAACTTGGGCAACCTGGCTGAACGGTACCTCGCCGCCGTTGGGCGTTCGAATCCGCATGTTCTCCAGGTCTCCGAGTGACCTTCGTTCGTCCCTCGGATAACGCACCATGACGCGGATGTCGTCTCGTCCCCGCTGTATCCGCTGCGCTTCCTCCCCGTAGAAGGCCTGCCGGACCTGCCGGCCGAGATCCTGCAGCGTCAGACCGAGAGTTTCCGCCGCCGGCCTGATGCCGAGTTGCATCTCTTCCTTCCCGGCGCGGAAGGAGTCCGAGATCTCGTACACGCCGGTGTACTCGGCCAGCCGGCCCTTGACCGCTTCCGCCGCGGCGCGCAGGCGGTCGACATCCGGCCCGGCGAGCTGGACATCAACGTCGTCACCCGGAGTCATCAGGGACATGGAGAAATTGAGGTCGACGGCTTCCGGGATCGCTCCTGTGGCGTCCCGCCACATGCCACCGAGTTGTTCGCTCGTGTACGAACGGGTCTCAGCAGGAGCGAGTTCGATAGTCACCTCACCCAGGTTTGACGCACTCACGCTCTGTACCGGGCCGAGTGGCCCGGGACCGCGTGCCGCCATCGGCTGATCGCCGATCGACGTGGACACGTGGCGGAAGTAGTCCATTCCGGTTTCCTGCAGGAGTCGCGCGCGGAGCCGCGCGGCGCCGTCCTCCATCTTCTCTACCGCCTGCGAGGTGACATCGGCCGGGGTGCCCTGCGGCATCGTCACCGACGCCGCCATGAAGTCGGCTTCGATCGACGGGAAGAACTGGAAGTTGGTCCATCCGCCGACGACCATCCCGCCGGTCAGGATCAGAGTGCCCACCCCGGTGGCGGCGGTGACGTAGCGCCACTTGAGGGCCGTCTCCAGGAGCGGCTGGTAGACGTTCCGGATGAACGACTTCAGCCCGTTCGCGAACACCTGCTGGAACGAGTGCCAAGCGCCCGAACGACGCCGTTTGGACACGTGCGATAGATGAGCCGGGAGGATCCCCAGCGACTCCACGAGCGAGAAAAGCAGGCATGGGACGACAATGAGCGGAATGACCCGGAAGATCTTCCCCATCATGCCCGGGACGAACATCAGCGGCATGAACGCCGCTACTGTCGTCAGCACCGCGAAGACGACCGGTTTCGCAATCTCTCGCGCGCCTTCGATGGACCCCCGAAGGCCATCCCCATGGTTCTCCTGGTGCCGGAAGATGTTCTCGCCGACGATGATGGCGTCGTCCACCACGATCCCGAGGACGAGGATGAAGGCAAATAGCGAGATGACGTTCACCGTCACGTCGAACCCCGGCATGAGTGCGATGGCGCCCAGGAACGAGATCGGAATGCCCAGGCTCACCCAAAACGCGAGGCGGAACTGCAGGAAGAGCGCAAGTACTACGAATACCAGCACGAACCCGGTCGCGCCGTTGCGCAGCATCAGCACGAGACGGTCATTGAGCACTTCGGCCTGGTCCTGCCAGATCACCATCGAAACGCCGGTGGGCAGTTGGGCCTGCTTGTCCTCCACGTAGCGCGTGACGTCCTCCGCGATGTCCAGCGCGCTTTGATCTCCAGTCCGGAAGACCGACACCATGACCGTTGGGGCCCGATCGAACCGGGCGAACTGATCCGTTTCCTCGAACCCGTCAA is a genomic window of Acidobacteriota bacterium containing:
- a CDS encoding GMC family oxidoreductase, translated to MAAIQPRTEIHDVVVIGSGAGGATAAHVLTRAGIRVTLLEAGPMLDPQAEFKEHHWPYDYGHRGAEEGGAAYFGEGKSFGFFTTTSGGWELDGEPYTVANDTDDFWWFRSRIVGGRTNHYGRMSFRFSDYDFFPRDRDGLGWNWPIRYEDLAPYYDRAEAFIGVVGSHEGIRSAPDGVFHEPPPPKAHELLIQRASQRMRIPCIPNRRAVITRPINGRPACHYCGQCGRGCLSGSNYSASQTQIFPAMETGRLTVIDLAMARAVTTAPDGKVDGVLYIDKRTGEERRIRCRVLVVAASACESARLLLNSKTAEHRDGVANGSGVVGRYLMDTVGFDISGHVPALEGMPRYNSDGAGGAHLYMPWWGWETQEALGFPRGYHIEIGGGYQMPGVGAFGGAARRGGYGVAIKEEARRDYGTTLSFAGRGEMIPNERSWCEPDPDVVDRWGIPVLRFHFQWSDYERRQARHMRETFAELFHLMGGEPNPPGQRDAAGISIGGSIIHEVGTVRMGDNRQTSALNSFCQAHDVPNLFVCDAGSFVSNPDKNPTLTINALTWRASDYLADAMRSGEI
- a CDS encoding RNA-binding protein, giving the protein MGQRLYVGNIPFSAGEDDLRELFGQFGAIQSVYIVNDRATGRPRGFAFVEMANQADATKAIEQLDQNEFQGRRLTVNEARPREPRPAAPPGEDFRGGRREPRW
- a CDS encoding DinB family protein, producing the protein MIQHLLFVYQFNLDRARTLVADLSDAQMVQQAEGVVNHPAWTLGHLAFVAHHLAVTLGADSTLPDGWNDHFPTGGTPSSDAADYPSKEEILAQLTAQHELAAQAAAGADPSVFEQPFPNEKIRTRFPTIGDFAAFLMTSHEASHLGQIAAWRRAVGLGPAT
- a CDS encoding NADP-dependent oxidoreductase; the encoded protein is MTSIVNRQVCLAAHPSGFPRESDFRVADGPVPEPGAGQMLCRTIYLSLDPYMRGRMNPGPSYAPGVGLGEVMVGGTVSQVVHSNLDGYVPGDIVLNGNGWQQFGLSDGTGVRKLDPAAAPTSTALGVLGMPGMTAYVGLLDHGRPRPGETVVVSAASGAVGAVVGQIARIRGCRVVGIAGAQEKCEYVVNELGFDACVSHRGDDLSGALRAACPDGIDVYFENVGGKVFEAVLPLLNTFARVPVCGRIANYNLSAPPPGPDGVPKLMGLTLVRRITFRGFIVFDHRDREPDFLRDVSGWLREGRIRYREDIVDGIDHAINAFLGLLEGKNFGKLLVRVAEDPTR
- a CDS encoding YfcC family protein; the encoded protein is MRRFPDSLVLILALILLAQVAGWVLPAGEFEREGQRVVAGTYHAVEAEPLPPLAFLTSIPAGLGAAQEIIFFVFLVGGVIGVVRATGAIDAAIGAAIVRLGGRPAWLIGGAVGLFALGSSTIGMAEEYMPFVPILVTMCLALRLDAIVAVGIIYVGAGVGYACAAFNPFTVLIAQDIAGVTLTSGQAPRWALLLVCGAVGVHHIMRYAARVRAEPAASLVRGVDYSDGFALPEDQRFTARRRAVLAILAGGIGLFVWGVAARGWYLTELSAVFLAIGLICAAVAGVAPNRAARAFLGGASEMTATALLIGFARTIEVVLSDARVIDTIVYGLAEPLAALPSHAAALGMLAVQTTANFFIPSGSGQAYVTMPIMAPLADLTGVTRQTAVLAFQFGDGFTNMLIPTNALLMGMLALGRIPYQRWLAFVAPLLVKLYLVAAVALVVAVQFGYD
- a CDS encoding TlpA family protein disulfide reductase, producing MPNHALRVDRPRAAVSMLALLALVAACAGPSGDPSAPAGTASGEPPALFEAPPEVTLQFVDTPAPVPDLVMETLDGETISLADQRGKAVLVNFWATWCGPCREEVPYLVQLAARYPDHLTVIGVSEDAGGAGVVKAFASQYGVNYPLVMSTPEIKRAFPGVFALPTSFIVDTEGQIVQTHVGLVSPVLLEQEARYLTSLPNQATVEFVEPNTQILLANAAQATEIPGVDLSVLSPAQKEEALRRLNSDGCPCGCQLTLAQCRINDAACDISPPIVERVIAEIAGAN
- a CDS encoding efflux RND transporter permease subunit produces the protein MKSGGIAWFARNPVAANLMMVFIITSGLIATTAVTEEVFPEVDLDRISIQVPYLGAAPEEVEEGVVLRIEEAIQGIDGIKQIVSTASEGSASVIVELELGADSRRVVDEVKNNVDAITTFPLETEEPIIRELLARNQVVDISIAGQMDIFALKGVGEEVRDELSALPSITQVDLVSAPPYEISIEVSEVALRRHGMTFDQVADAVRRSSLDLPGGSVRTDGGEILLRTIGQAYRGNEYEDLVLWTRPDGSRLRLGDVANVIDGFEETDQFARFDRAPTVMVSVFRTGDQSALDIAEDVTRYVEDKQAQLPTGVSMVIWQDQAEVLNDRLVLMLRNGATGFVLVFVVLALFLQFRLAFWVSLGIPISFLGAIALMPGFDVTVNVISLFAFILVLGIVVDDAIIVGENIFRHQENHGDGLRGSIEGAREIAKPVVFAVLTTVAAFMPLMFVPGMMGKIFRVIPLIVVPCLLFSLVESLGILPAHLSHVSKRRRSGAWHSFQQVFANGLKSFIRNVYQPLLETALKWRYVTAATGVGTLILTGGMVVGGWTNFQFFPSIEADFMAASVTMPQGTPADVTSQAVEKMEDGAARLRARLLQETGMDYFRHVSTSIGDQPMAARGPGPLGPVQSVSASNLGEVTIELAPAETRSYTSEQLGGMWRDATGAIPEAVDLNFSMSLMTPGDDVDVQLAGPDVDRLRAAAEAVKGRLAEYTGVYEISDSFRAGKEEMQLGIRPAAETLGLTLQDLGRQVRQAFYGEEAQRIQRGRDDIRVMVRYPRDERRSLGDLENMRIRTPNGGEVPFSQVAQVEPGRGFASIKRVDRNRAVNVTASVDPAVTSANAVIADLDNRILPELLRDYPGVFYTFEGAQAEQVDAVSGLQRGFVLALLMIFALLAVPLRSYVQPLIIMGAIPFGLVGAIWGHMIMRLDVTMMSMFGLVALTGVVVNDSLVMVDFINRARAVHADVGRRVRKAGGAQPDRDEFDSTGLKLAIREAGSNRFRPILLTSLTTFFGLAPLMLERSMQAAFLVPMAVSLAFGVLFATFITLILVPTAYLILDDIQRGLRWMSGRGASVVTEQADLPLSADGVAAPIARTSS